A stretch of Triticum aestivum cultivar Chinese Spring chromosome 1D, IWGSC CS RefSeq v2.1, whole genome shotgun sequence DNA encodes these proteins:
- the LOC123176402 gene encoding protein lin-54, translated as MSQLQKCACANRNCFHDDCACFTREGLCSEYCECRGDCKNIWKHEEEVTKEFAEYTKRKADEAAAQAAAAQAAAQPQPKPLPALEPGSAREPCHCASCKCQNHYCRCVRANLPCLDRCDCKDCGNTKTHEEKLQDLGIKVEDLASGSTVMTRGKAQAVKESAVGCKCQSECASRCGCVRRNIKCTSKCKCQVCGNDDGSRFPNKSKAGAGGQGSTRSSSSAVESTGKRPKRVG; from the exons ATGTCGCAATTGCAGAAGTGCGCGTGCGCCAACCGCAACTGCTTCCATGA CGATTGCGCTTGTTTCACAAGGGAAGGGCTCTGCTCCGAGTACTGCGAGTGCCGTGGCGACTGCAAGAACATCTGGAAACACGAGGAGGAAGTCACAAAGGAATTCGCTGAATACACCAAGAGGAAAGCTGATGAAGCTGCTGCCCAAGCTGCCGCTGCCCAAGCGGCCGCTCAACCTCAACCTAAGCCATTGCCAGCACTAGAACCAGGGTCTGCGCGAGAGCCGTGCCACTGTGCCTCGTGCAAGTGCCAAAACCA CTACTGCAGATGTGTCAGGGCTAACTTGCCTTGTTTGGACCGCTGCGACTGCAAGGACTGCGGTAACACCAAGACCCATGAGGAGAAGCTCCAGGATCTAGGGATCAAGGTTGAGGATCTTGCTTCAGGTTCGACCGTGATGACTCGTGGGAAGGCgcag GCTGTCAAGGAGTCTGCCGTTGGGTGTAAATGCCAATCCGAATGCGCCAGTCGCTGCGGTTGCGTGAGGCGTAACATCAAGTGCACCTCCAAATGCAAGTGCCAAGTGTGCGGCAATGACGACGGGAGCAGATTTC CCAATAAGTCCAAGGCTGGAGCAGGGGGTCAAGGGAGTActcgcagcagcagcagcgccgtcGAGTCGACAGGCAAACGGCCAAAACGCGTT GGATGA